Genomic segment of Microbacterium sp. BH-3-3-3:
GCGGCCGACAGCGACGCGGACGGATGGGCACTTCCGGGAGGGGAGTCGCCCGAGGCGGCGACACGCGACGAGACCGAGTCCGGCGCTGCCGCCGACTCGTCCGCCGAGCCCGTCGACGTGCCCTTCTGAGACGGTCGGCGCGGGGGCGGAGGCCGTCGAGGCTGCGGTCGCGGGCCGCGTCCGTAGGATTGACCGCGTGTCCCGCTCCCACGGTCGTCCCCTCGCCGCTCTGACTCTTCTGGCCGTGCTGTCGCTGGCCGGCTGTACGGGCGGCCAGTCGCCGACGACGCCCGAGGGATCCGCGACGCCTGCGGCCATCGCCACCGAGGGGACGACGCCCTCCGACGCAGGTGCCGCCACCAGCGCTCCGGCGCCGGTCGCACTCGTGCCGAACGGAACCGCCGCCGAGAACCTCCCGTTCTTCACGCAGGTCGTCGGTGCGGTCTGGTCCGGACCCGATCAGGTCGCCGGTCGTGCCTACATCGACGCCCTCGCCGCAGCCGGGTTCGACAAGGGGTCGATGCAGGTCACGGCCGACCAGACCACGATCGGCAACCCCGCCGAGAGCATCGAGTTCTCGGTGCGCCTCGGTGGCGACTGCCTGGTCGGTCAGGTCGGTCCCTCGATCGGCAACCCCGTGTCGACGGTGCTTCCCGGGTTGTCGGCCGGGGGCTGTCTGATCGGACAGACGCGCACGATCGACTGGTGAGCCTTCGCGCCCGATCCGGGCGCGGCCCTTGGCTGCGCGTGCCCTCCCTCGGCGCCGGCGGTCCGAGCTCCCCGCGCGACGCGGACCTCGAGCGACGGGCGTCCACCGATCGGCAGCAGCGGACCCCGGGCGTCGGCGCGGAGGCTCTGCGCCCCTAGACTGGAGAGGTTATGGCGGAATACATCTACTCCATGGTCCGCGCCCGTAAGTCTGTGGGCGACAAACTGATTCTCGACGACGTCACGATGTCGTTCCTCCCGGGTGCCAAGATCGGCATGGTCGGGCCGAACGGTGCGGGAAAGTCGACGATCCTGAAGATCATGGCCGGTCTCGACGTCCCGTCCAACGGCGAGGCGCGGCTGAGCCCGGGCTTCACCGTCGGCATCCTCATGCAGGAGCCGGAGCTCGACGACAGCAAGACCGTCCTCGAGAACATCCAGGACGGCGTGGCGATCAAGCCCAAGCTCGATCGGTTCAACGAGATCTCCGCCCTCATGGCCGATCCCGACGCCGACTTCGACGCCCTTCTCTCCGAGATGGGCACGCTGCAGGAAGAGATCGACGCCGCCGACGGGTGGGACCTCGACTCCCAGCTGGCCCAGGCGATGGACGCCCTGCGCACCCCGCCCGCCGATGCGTCGGTGGTGCCGCTGTCCGGTGGTGAGCGCCGCCGCGTCGCGCTCGCGAAGCTTCTGCTGCAGAAGCCCGACCTGCTCCTGCTCGACGAGCCCACGAACCACCTCGACGCCGAGAGCGTGCTCTGGCTCGAGCAGCACCTGAAGGCCTACAAGGGCGCCGTCATCGCGATCACTCACGACCGGTACTTCCTCGACAACGTCGCGGAGTGGATCGCCGAGGTCGACCGCGGTCACCTGTACCCCTACGAGGGCAACTACTCGACCTACCTCGAGAAGAAGGGCCAGCGCCTCGAAGTCCAGGGCAAGAAGGACGCCAAGCTCGCCAAGCGCCTCAAAGAGGAGCTGGAGTGGGTGCGCTCCAACGCCAAGGGTCGCCAGGTCAAGTCCAAGGCTCGACTCGCCCGCTACGAAGAGATGGCAGCCGAGGCCGAGCGCACGCGCAAGTTGGACTTCGACGAGATCCAGATCCCCGCGGGTCCGCGTCTGGGCGGCATCGTCATCGATGCGAAGAAGCTCGAGAAGAGCTTCGGCGACCGCTCGCTGATCAGCAACCTCAGCTTCAACCTTCCCCCCAACGGCATCGTCGGTGTCATCGGGCCCAATGGTGTGGGTAAGACCACGCTGTTCAAGACGATCGTCGGTCTCGAGCCGCTCGACGGCGGCACGCTGAAGATCGGCGAGACCGTCAAGATCAGCTACGTCGACCAGTCCCGCGCGAACATCGACCCCGAGAAGACCCTGTGGGAGGTCGTGTCCGACGGACTCGACATCATCACGGTCGGCAAGACCGAGATCCCCTCCCGCGCGTACGTGTCGAAGTTCGGCTTCAAGGGACCCGACCAGCAGAAGAAGGCCGGTGTGCTCTCCGGTGGTGAGCGAAACCGCCTCAACCTGGCGATGACGCTCAAAGAGGGCGGCAACCTGCTGCTGCTCGATGAGCCCACCAACGACCTCGACGTCGAGACACTGAGCTCGCTCGAGAACGCGCTGTTGGAGTTCCCCGGCTGCGCCGTGGTCATCACTCACGACCGGTGGTTCCTCGACCGCATCGCGACGCACATCCTCGCCTACGAGGGCACCGAAGAGCACCCCGACCAGTGGCACTGGTTCGAGGGCAACTTCGAGGCCTACGAGCAGAACAAGATCGAGCGCTTCGGTGCCGACGCCGCCAACCCGTCGCGGTCGTCGTACCGCAAGCTCACGCGTGACTGACGCGGCCGCCGCGTCTGCGAGCGCGGCATCCCCCGACGAGGGTCCGGTCGCCGCCGGACCCTCGCGGGTGCACGTCCCCATCCACCTGCGGTGGGGCGACCTCGACGCGCTCGGGCACGTGAACAACACCGCGATGCTGAAACTGCTCGAAGAGGCGCGCCTGCGGGCCTTCTGGTACAGCGACGGCGACGAAGAGCCCCTGCCGACCGCGGTGTTCGACATGGACGTCCTCGCCAGCGGCGGGGAACGCGCGACCCTCATCGCGCGGCAGGAGATCGAGTACTTCCGACCGACGCCGTACACCCAGCGCCCCTTGGACGTGCGGATGTGGATCGGCGCGATGGGCGGCTCGAGCGCCGACATCTGCTTCGAGGTCTACAGTCCGGTCGGCGATCCCGAGCGCGTGCTCTACGCGCGCGCCACGGCCGTCGTCGTGCTCGTCGACACCTCGACCGGTCGCCCGATCCGATGGACCGATGCGGAGCGCGCGGCATGGGCGCCCTACACGGGCGATCCGATCGAATACCGGCGGCGAGCCGCCCGCGCCTGAGCCTTCGGCGCCGTCAGTCGTTCGGCACCCGCACCATGACCTCCTGGGCCACGCTCGCGACCAGCACGCCGTCGCGTGAGTAGATGCGCCCGGTCGACAGGCCTCGGCCGCCGCGGGCGTTGGGGGACTCCTGCACGTACAGCAGCCAGTCGTCGACGCGACCCGGACGGTGCCACCACATGGCGTGGTCGAGGCTCGCGACCTTCAGGTTCGGGACGTTCCACGCGACGCCGTGCGCGCGCATGATGGACTCCTGGATCGTGAGGTCGCTGAGATACGCCAGCGCCGCGCGGTGCACCGCCGGGTCGTCGGGCAGTGCGCGGCGTGTGCGCATCCACACGGCCTGTCGCGGCACCCGCGGGCCCTCGACCGAGGTGTAGATGGGCGACGGGACGTGCAGCACGTCGACCGGTCGCTCCGAGAACATCCGGCGGCTGAGCGGGTGGAGTCCCTCGGCGTCGAAGGGCGCGAGGTCTTCGGGCTGAGGGATGCCGTCGGGCATCGGTTCGGCGTGCTCCAGGCCCGGGTGCTCGTCCTGGAACGAGGCGATCATCGAGAAGATCGGGACGCCGGCCTGGTAGGCCTGCGTGCGCCGGGTCGAGAACGAGCGTCCGTCGTGGATGCGGTCGACCGAGAAGGTGATGCCGTCGGCCGGGTCGCCCGGACGGAGGAAGTACCCGTGCATCGAGTGCACCGCGCGTTCGGGCGGGAGCGTGCGCGACGCGGCCACGACCGACTGGGCCAGCACCTGGCCGCCGTACACCCGCCCGAACGGCATGGGCTGCGAGACACCGGTGAAGATGTCCTCGGTGGTGCGGGCGCCGGCGTCGCGCAGGTCGAGCACCGCGAGGAGCGACGCCACGGGATCGAGGGCATCGGTCATGGCGACTCGCTTTCCGGCGCAGCGAGCCCGCGCCGCTTGATAGTTTAGGGCGGGTGTCCGCGCGCCTGTTGTTCCCCGACCCCCAGGCGGCAGCCGACCTGCTGACCTTCGCCTCCCGCACGATCCGTCTGGGTGACGGCACCGTGCGCTTGCGTGCCGACGGGGGAGTGCTCGTCGCCACCGCCGCCCCCCTCGCTCCCCGCGGGTTGCTCGACGCCACCCCGACGGTGCTCGGCCTGCGCGTCTCGGCGATCGATCCCGAACTCGAGTGCGACCTCGTGGTCGACGCCTCCGCGCTGCTCCCGGCCCCCGACGACGCCTCAGCGGTCGTCCTTCCCGAGACCGCCACCTCGCCCGCGTGGGCGGGGATCTCGCCCCCGCGCAGCGGATGGGAGCAGAAGGATGCCATCGACGCCGCCGTTCTGGCATCCCGAGCCCAGTACGGGGTCGCCGCCGTCGCCGACGCGCTCCCCGCCGATGCCGGTGAGGACATCGTGCGGGTGATCCGCGCGCAGGTGTGGGGTCAGCCCGACGACGCCCTCGGGGGTCTGCCGCTCGGCACCGCCTTCGCGGCCTTCGCGCTGGGCTTCATCGCCGGTAGCGAGATGGCGCCCGTCCGCACGAGCGGCGCGTGGACTCGCGTGAGCCTCGCTCGCGGTCACGTGCTCGTTCGAGGCCCCGTGCGCTCGGGGCTGACCGCCGTGCGCGCGACCGGGAGCTGATCCAGCCCGCGCATAGGTGG
This window contains:
- the ettA gene encoding energy-dependent translational throttle protein EttA — encoded protein: MAEYIYSMVRARKSVGDKLILDDVTMSFLPGAKIGMVGPNGAGKSTILKIMAGLDVPSNGEARLSPGFTVGILMQEPELDDSKTVLENIQDGVAIKPKLDRFNEISALMADPDADFDALLSEMGTLQEEIDAADGWDLDSQLAQAMDALRTPPADASVVPLSGGERRRVALAKLLLQKPDLLLLDEPTNHLDAESVLWLEQHLKAYKGAVIAITHDRYFLDNVAEWIAEVDRGHLYPYEGNYSTYLEKKGQRLEVQGKKDAKLAKRLKEELEWVRSNAKGRQVKSKARLARYEEMAAEAERTRKLDFDEIQIPAGPRLGGIVIDAKKLEKSFGDRSLISNLSFNLPPNGIVGVIGPNGVGKTTLFKTIVGLEPLDGGTLKIGETVKISYVDQSRANIDPEKTLWEVVSDGLDIITVGKTEIPSRAYVSKFGFKGPDQQKKAGVLSGGERNRLNLAMTLKEGGNLLLLDEPTNDLDVETLSSLENALLEFPGCAVVITHDRWFLDRIATHILAYEGTEEHPDQWHWFEGNFEAYEQNKIERFGADAANPSRSSYRKLTRD
- a CDS encoding thioesterase family protein codes for the protein MHVPIHLRWGDLDALGHVNNTAMLKLLEEARLRAFWYSDGDEEPLPTAVFDMDVLASGGERATLIARQEIEYFRPTPYTQRPLDVRMWIGAMGGSSADICFEVYSPVGDPERVLYARATAVVVLVDTSTGRPIRWTDAERAAWAPYTGDPIEYRRRAARA
- a CDS encoding acyl-CoA thioesterase II, which encodes MTDALDPVASLLAVLDLRDAGARTTEDIFTGVSQPMPFGRVYGGQVLAQSVVAASRTLPPERAVHSMHGYFLRPGDPADGITFSVDRIHDGRSFSTRRTQAYQAGVPIFSMIASFQDEHPGLEHAEPMPDGIPQPEDLAPFDAEGLHPLSRRMFSERPVDVLHVPSPIYTSVEGPRVPRQAVWMRTRRALPDDPAVHRAALAYLSDLTIQESIMRAHGVAWNVPNLKVASLDHAMWWHRPGRVDDWLLYVQESPNARGGRGLSTGRIYSRDGVLVASVAQEVMVRVPND